AAAGGGATTCGAAGATCAACATAATGATAGCGCCTGTTTTGATTGATTCCGCGGTGGTCTGTTCAATAACCGCTTCGAACATGGCATCCATGGTCTTGGTATCTGCCGTGGCCGACTGCCTGTCGATGTTCTCGCGGACGGCTTCAAAAGTTTCTCTGGTCTTATCGGCCATTACTCCCGGGTTCCATAACCTTTCGGATTGTGTCCAAAGTCCGGAAACGGCACTCATAAATGTAAGGAAACACAATATGGTAAGAAACGTTGGTCGATTAACTGGTGCACTCATTTGTTAAAAAATAAATCAGCAGATTTTTCTGATGAAGGATGTAAAATTTGTGGTTTTAGATGAAAACACCAAAGGCATTTGAATATTCTTGTAAGGGGACATACATTTGTCATTTTAGTCCAAAAATTACAATAACGCAAAAAACCGTATTACTATGAGCCTTCAAATCCTGACTGACCGCATTAAAGATATTCTTGGAACTGATAGTGGCCTTGGAGCAACTGCCAAATTCAAGACGGAGGAAGGCAGCGTCTTTGTAGACGGAAAAACAGTACCGAACTCGGTTTCCAATGAGGATGCAGAGGCAGATTGTACTTTCGAAGTTTCGACAAAAAATGCATTGAAACTGCTTGACGGCGACCTGAATGCGATGATGGCATTGATGACCGGGAAATTGAAAATCGATGGCGATATGGGTGTGGCTATGAAAATCGCTGAAACTTTCGGGGGCAAATAGTAGTCTTTGAAAATGGCCGTCTTTTCCCGTTGGACCAGTAGACTTTCACCAACGAATTTTGCAACCAATGGAAAATCAGGAAGAGGTTTCTAACAAGGATATTAAACGAAGGGACTTTATAAAAGCCGGAGCATTAGCCGCCGGTAGTTTTATGATCGTGCCACGCCATGTGCTGGGTAAAGGCTTCATTCCGCCCAGCGATAAGTTGAACATTGCGGCGGTGGGCTGTGGCGGAAAGGCTGACGTGAACATTCGGCTGGCCTATAATAACGGTGCCGAGAACTTTGTCGCGTTGTGCGATGTAGACGACCGGCAGTCGGAAAAATATAGAAAGCAGTTTCCTAATGCGCCCTATTATAAGGATTACAGAAAAATGCTTGAAAAGGAGGCTAAGAACATCGACGCCGTCATTGTTACCACTCCCGACCACATGCATTTTCCTGTGGCTATGGCCGCCATTGAATTGGGAAAGCACGTATATGTTGAAAAACCGCTGACCAAGGACATTTGGGAAGCGAGAAATTTGACACTAGCTGCTAAAAAGTACAAGGTTGTTACTCAAATGGGAAACCAGGGTAGTAGTAGCGACGGCACGAGACAAACC
The genomic region above belongs to Dyadobacter pollutisoli and contains:
- a CDS encoding SCP2 sterol-binding domain-containing protein; its protein translation is MSLQILTDRIKDILGTDSGLGATAKFKTEEGSVFVDGKTVPNSVSNEDAEADCTFEVSTKNALKLLDGDLNAMMALMTGKLKIDGDMGVAMKIAETFGGK